A region of Anticarsia gemmatalis isolate Benzon Research Colony breed Stoneville strain chromosome 10, ilAntGemm2 primary, whole genome shotgun sequence DNA encodes the following proteins:
- the LOC142975958 gene encoding uncharacterized protein LOC142975958, producing MKVFACVVLLAAVAVAEPPSYRSFYRFARQEIEAEPEKEEASKAEEAPYPAAGYKPSTPFELPSRQEVAPPATTYGVPLDSYAAPVFTYTVPQVLYGVPETEYGVPEKKEEGAEEKKEDEEGKDEGEAEEKEGSGKEEEKAEGEEKEKENLEEEPKKDTEVVSNQGFYYVLLPGAQLQRVQFQTENDIRNMAYTARLQYKSEDRAPIYVYTAVPQYQNAAYVQLY from the coding sequence ATGAAGGTATTCGCTTGTGTGGTTCTACTAGCGGCTGTGGCAGTAGCCGAGCCTCCATCATACAGGAGCTTCTACAGGTTCGCCAGACAAGAAATCGAAGCTGAACCTGAAAAAGAGGAGGCTTCCAAAGCGGAGGAAGCGCCTTACCCCGCGGCTGGATATAAACCGAGCACACCATTTGAACTACCTTCAAGACAAGAAGTAGCACCACCAGCTACTACCTACGGTGTTCCTCTCGACAGCTACGCGGCTCCAGTGTTCACTTACACAGTTCCTCAAGTTTTATACGGTGTGCCTGAAACCGAATACGGTGTACCCGAAAAGAAGGAAGAAGGCGCTGAAGAGAAAAAAGAAGACGAAGAAGGCAAAGACGAGGGTGAGGCTGAAGAAAAAGAGGGAAGCGGCAAGGAGGAGGAGAAAGCTGAAGGCGAAGAAAAAGAGAAGGAAAACCTGGAAGAGGAACCCAAGAAAGATACCGAAGTTGTGAGCAACCAAGGTTTCTACTACGTCCTCCTGCCCGGTGCTCAGCTTCAACGAGTGCAGTTCCAGACTGAGAACGACATCAGGAACATGGCGTACACGGCCCGTCTTCAATACAAGAGTGAAGACCGCGCTCCCATCTACGTGTACACAGCTGTTCCTCAGTACCAAAACGCCGCTTACGTACAATTATACTAA